The bacterium DNA window CTGAATGCTCAACCACAAGGTCTTCTGATTGAGAAATCCACATCGCACCAAACCCCTTTGTTTTTATAAACCCCCTTTCCTCAAGCTTCTTAACACAGCAAGCATCATGTCCAGTTCCATCAATTAAGACCTTTGTCTTTCTCTAAATTTAAAAGCTTCTAGCATAACATAAAGATGATAAAGTTGATTCACAAATCTATATTCACCCCTTATCTCTGTCTCGTTTATAATTCCTAACCTTTTTATCCTTTGAAGAAAATTATCAAAAGTTTTCTGTTCTTCCTCTGACATCTTTTTTAAAATTTCTCTTCGTTGAAAATTAGTTCCTAAAGGCAGATCACCTATTTTTCTTAAAATACTACGGTATGTCTCTGAGCCTATAGCTTTATATACCTGCGGAGCTAAATATTTCCTCCCGACATTCTCTGCTGCATCTATTATTCCATATCTTGCATCTTCTTCATCAATTTTATTGTCTTTGTCTTCCCAAAATATAGCATCACCAACTTCATGCATAAGCGTAGGGAATCCACCCGAAAGATCTACCATGGAAGATATAGCCTCTGGTTCGATGGATATATTTTGTCTTCCAAACATTTTTCTGAAAAAATCCTCTGTTTCTTCTTTATTCATAGGAGCTAAATCTATAATATCAAAAATCCTTGCTACCGAAGGTTGATGTTTAATCATCTTTTCCCTTCTTTCCGGTATGCCTACAAGGATAAGTAGCAAAGGTAATTTTTTGCCACTTGTAGCAATTTCATCAACTATGCTTTTTAAAAAAAATGAAAAATCCGATATGTCTGCAATCCCATTCAAATCGTCAAGCACGACAGTAATTCCCTTTTTTTCATTTTGAATCTTTGAGAATAAACTTCTTAACGTAGGCAGAAAATTCAACCGAAGATTATCAAGTTCATCTTTACTGGTTGTAAATTCAATATTCATCCCTAAAAGGTCTATGTTCTTTATATATTTTCCAAATATATCCTTTACTTTTTCAAAAAGGTTTTTATCAGGTAGTTCTTGAAGGAGCTTCTGAAATATCAACCGGCATACTTCATCTAAATTTCTTGCTGAACCAAGTGAACAGTGAGCTCCTATAAACTGATAATCCTTCTGAGCAACATACCGAATAAATCCAGCAAGTGAACTTTTTCCTATTCCACGCTCTCCCATAATAAAGATATTTTCGTTCCTACCAGATGAGGCTTGTTTAATTGCCCTTTCTAATCTTTCAATTTCTTTAATGCGTGCTATAAAATATTCTATAGGAACAGGCCTGCCCGGTGTAAAAGGGCTCTCTTTCTGGGTTATCCATAAAAACTTTGTTTTTTCTTCCAATGCTTTTTAAAAAATCTTATTCCTTATCCATTTAAAATTATAGAAACAAAAAGCCATTTTATCAATTTTCTTTTGTTTCTGCTGTCATATGTTTAGTTAGATAAGCCCTTTTGCAATATCTGCACCCTTTTTGCCAGAGAGGAGCATTGCCCCGAATGTAGGTCCCATTCTTGGCAGGCCATAGGTGGTGGCGGTTGCCATTCCAATTGCTACAAGACCAGGCCATACCTCACCTGAATGCTCAACCACAAGGTCTTCTGATTGAGAAATCCACATCGCACCAAACCCCTTTGTTTTTATAAACCCCCTTTCCTCAAGCTTCTTAACACAGCAAGCATCATGTCCAGTTCCATCAATTAAAACCTTTGTCTCAAGGGCAA harbors:
- a CDS encoding BREX system ATP-binding domain-containing protein; its protein translation is MEEKTKFLWITQKESPFTPGRPVPIEYFIARIKEIERLERAIKQASSGRNENIFIMGERGIGKSSLAGFIRYVAQKDYQFIGAHCSLGSARNLDEVCRLIFQKLLQELPDKNLFEKVKDIFGKYIKNIDLLGMNIEFTTSKDELDNLRLNFLPTLRSLFSKIQNEKKGITVVLDDLNGIADISDFSFFLKSIVDEIATSGKKLPLLLILVGIPERREKMIKHQPSVARIFDIIDLAPMNKEETEDFFRKMFGRQNISIEPEAISSMVDLSGGFPTLMHEVGDAIFWEDKDNKIDEEDARYGIIDAAENVGRKYLAPQVYKAIGSETYRSILRKIGDLPLGTNFQRREILKKMSEEEQKTFDNFLQRIKRLGIINETEIRGEYRFVNQLYHLYVMLEAFKFRERQRS